Genomic segment of Syntrophales bacterium:
TACGGACTGCATGTTCGCCTCCGGTTGCTCCCCACCCCGCCTCACAGCGACGCAGTTACCTTCGGCTACCGGAATCGGGCATAATCCCGGAGGAGGACTTTCACCTCCTAAATCACGCCTGCTCCCAGGCGCACTCATTCCGGACTTGATCCGGAATCCAGCCTCAGAGGCGGGGTCGGAAAACCACGCCTCTGAGGGATATCTTTTACCACCGACAGGCAGGACATTTCTGATAATAAAAGTATAAGAAAAACATTCTTGTGTGTCAATTGAATATTAATTGACAACATTGAATATTAATTGATTGAAATTGAATTGATAAATTGCGTTTATATCAAAGGTTTTTACCGATTATTTCTTTTAAACAACAACCCCCCTCCCCCGGCGGGAGAAGGTTAGGAAGAGGGGGTATTTGACAAATTTTTCACCCCCACCTTAGTCCTCCCCCGTCAAGGGGGAGGAGAAGGATTATGGATGCCCCCCGCCTTTAGGCGGGGTAATTCATGCGCTCGCTGTTCAGTTCAAAAATGAAACATTCCTTGCAATACCGATATTATGGTGTTATTTGAAACATCATTGCTATAGGTACGAAGAGTTTTTGCTAAAAGAACCGAGCATTAAAAATACATTTTCGAGGTGAGGAAAGCTATGCAAGAGAAAGTCGAAGAAGTTCTCAATGCTATAAGGCCAAGTCTCCAAGCCGATGGCGGTAATATTGAATTCGTTGGTATAGAGGATGGCGTAGTCCAGGTAAGACTTCTCGGTGCCTGTGCGGGTTGCCCTATGTCGCAGATGACTTTGAGTAATTTTGTTGAAAAAACATTAAAAGAGAAAGTGCCGGGAGTAAAGGGGGTCAAGAGAGTTTAACTAAGGATGATGTATTTGCCATGCTCCTTAATTTGTTAAGGGATCTGCGAGATGCAAGAAGAAGCCACAGTTCTTGAAATAATAAACGAAAATTTGGCCAAATTAGAGGTTGTAAAGAGCGAGGCTTGCGGAAGTTGCAACGCTTGCTTCGAGGGCAGCAGTGGAAAGAAGTTGCTTTTTGCGGAAAACAGTCTGGGGGCTAAAGAAGGGGACAGGGTAAGAATTGAAATAAATTCTGCCGCGGTTGCAAAACTATCGTTCCTCGTTTATATGATACCCCTAACAGGACTTGTCCTGGGTGCTCTCTTAACCGGTCAGCTTACTGACTCTGAAGGTATGACGGCACTTGGCAGCTTGGGTGGATTTTTCACCTTTTCTATTTTTACTTACTTCTATCTCAGAAAAACTAAACCCAAAGAATCCTATGCACCAAGGATTACCAAAGTCTTCCGCTAATCTAAATTCCAAATTCTATTCTCTTTTATCCTGAGAGCTTTGCGAGTTCCGTAACGGTCTCATCCTACAGACCGGCGCAGGTACGTTCCTTGATCATTTCTATTAAACCCTTAGAATCCTTTTCTTCAATTAATCCTTTCAGCTCAGATAAGATTTTTTCATAGATATCAAGGATGTTGTTGATATTCGGATTCGAGGTAATTATTTCGGCATACAGTCTTGGGTTGTCTCCGAAAACTCTTTCCAAAATACTAATTTTAGTGTTGAAAATAGGTGTGGCAAAGTCTTTCAGTTCCAAAAGATCTGTTCCTGTCTCATTGAGAACCATTCCCAGGGTAATTGTATTCAAATGATTCAAGCCCTGAACAATTGCCATCATCTTATCATGTTTTTCCGGTGTCGACTCAACAACATTAGCACTGTTTCCCTCCAGGACTTCCTTAAGCCAGACAAGCCACCTCTTTGTTCTGACAGGGCAGAGAACCACATTAAGTCCGGCAAGCGTATCAACACCCGGTCCGAATAGAGGATGAACCCCTATTACTTCCGATACAGAATGCTTTAACATGGATTTCACCGGTTCTTCTTTCAAAGAGGTAAGATCCATCAAAAGGGTGCCCTCTCTCATGTGGGGGCCGACCTGCTCAATAACTTCGC
This window contains:
- a CDS encoding NifU family protein; this encodes MQEKVEEVLNAIRPSLQADGGNIEFVGIEDGVVQVRLLGACAGCPMSQMTLSNFVEKTLKEKVPGVKGVKRV
- a CDS encoding prephenate dehydrogenase/arogenate dehydrogenase family protein yields the protein MKNFEIGIIGGTGGIGKWFADFFKREGYAVHVSGRNTGMDIPTMAEKCEVVIVSVPIGVTCEVIEQVGPHMREGTLLMDLTSLKEEPVKSMLKHSVSEVIGVHPLFGPGVDTLAGLNVVLCPVRTKRWLVWLKEVLEGNSANVVESTPEKHDKMMAIVQGLNHLNTITLGMVLNETGTDLLELKDFATPIFNTKISILERVFGDNPRLYAEIITSNPNINNILDIYEKILSELKGLIEEKDSKGLIEMIKERTCAGL
- a CDS encoding SoxR reducing system RseC family protein, coding for MQEEATVLEIINENLAKLEVVKSEACGSCNACFEGSSGKKLLFAENSLGAKEGDRVRIEINSAAVAKLSFLVYMIPLTGLVLGALLTGQLTDSEGMTALGSLGGFFTFSIFTYFYLRKTKPKESYAPRITKVFR